From one Gemmatimonadaceae bacterium genomic stretch:
- a CDS encoding DEAD/DEAH box helicase: MPFSDLKLHPDLLRGIKELGYPRPTPIQNDAIPPAMAGRDVLACAMTGSGKTAAFLLPILHHLSGRPRGTTRALVITPTRELAAQILEDLNDLAVHTPLTGAAVYGGVGMGPQEHAFRSGVDVIIATPGRLLDHFKAPYAKLAGLEHLVLDEADRMLDMGFLPEIRKILRHLPAKRQTLFFSATMPPAIAALTREMLKDPVTLNVERQSAPAVGITQAIYPVAQELKSSLLLALLERGDMNEALVFTRTKHRANRLAEFLVKRGIKAERIHGNRSQAQRTAALDGFKRGTHRVLVATDIAARGIDVEALGHVVNFDVPNVPDDYIHRVGRTARAEATGEAYTLVSPEEEGELRGIERAIGKRLPRVILPDFDYKARAEGKLEVPLADRIAAIRSRKADERARAKAKEARRRR; encoded by the coding sequence GTGCCGTTCAGTGACCTGAAGCTCCACCCCGATCTCCTGCGCGGCATCAAGGAGTTGGGCTACCCCCGCCCGACGCCCATCCAGAACGACGCGATCCCGCCGGCCATGGCCGGCCGCGACGTGCTGGCCTGCGCCATGACGGGCAGCGGCAAGACGGCGGCGTTCCTGCTCCCCATCCTGCATCATCTCTCGGGCCGCCCGCGCGGGACCACGCGCGCGCTCGTGATCACGCCCACGCGTGAACTGGCGGCGCAGATCCTCGAGGACCTCAACGACCTCGCGGTGCACACGCCCCTCACCGGCGCCGCCGTCTACGGCGGCGTGGGCATGGGTCCGCAGGAGCACGCCTTCCGCAGCGGCGTGGACGTGATCATCGCCACGCCCGGCCGCCTGCTCGATCATTTCAAGGCGCCGTACGCCAAGCTGGCGGGCCTCGAGCACCTGGTGCTCGACGAGGCCGACCGGATGCTCGACATGGGATTCCTGCCCGAGATCCGGAAGATCCTGCGCCACCTGCCCGCCAAGCGGCAGACGCTGTTCTTCAGCGCCACCATGCCGCCCGCCATCGCCGCGCTCACCCGCGAGATGCTGAAGGATCCGGTCACGCTCAACGTGGAACGCCAGTCGGCGCCCGCCGTGGGCATCACGCAGGCCATCTATCCGGTGGCGCAGGAACTCAAGTCGTCGCTCCTGCTCGCCCTGCTCGAGCGCGGCGACATGAACGAGGCGCTGGTGTTCACGCGCACCAAGCACCGCGCCAACCGGCTGGCCGAATTCCTGGTCAAGCGCGGCATCAAGGCCGAGCGCATCCACGGCAACCGCTCGCAGGCGCAGCGCACCGCGGCGCTCGACGGCTTCAAGCGCGGCACGCACCGCGTGCTCGTGGCCACCGACATCGCCGCCCGCGGCATCGACGTCGAGGCGCTGGGCCACGTGGTGAACTTCGACGTGCCCAACGTGCCCGACGACTACATCCATCGCGTGGGTCGCACGGCCCGCGCCGAGGCCACGGGCGAGGCGTACACGCTGGTGTCGCCCGAGGAAGAGGGCGAGTTGCGCGGCATCGAGCGCGCCATCGGCAAGCGGTTGCCGCGCGTGATCCTGCCCGACTTCGACTACAAGGCGCGCGCCGAGGGCAAGCTCGAAGTCCCGCTCGCCGACCGCATCGCCGCCATCCGCAGCCGCAAGGCCGACGAGCGGGCCCGCGCCAAGGCCAAGGAAGCCCGCCGCCGCCGGTAG
- a CDS encoding DUF4404 family protein, producing the protein MTERDLHALLTALHHDLSQATSVDAPTRALLEQLSADIRPIVEAGPGGPIAGGKPGGLRERLDAAMAAVEASHPALARTLEHVADTLAFYNL; encoded by the coding sequence ATGACCGAACGCGACCTCCACGCGCTGCTCACCGCCCTGCACCACGATCTCAGCCAGGCGACTTCGGTCGATGCGCCCACGCGCGCGTTGCTGGAGCAGCTGTCCGCCGACATCCGCCCGATCGTCGAGGCGGGGCCCGGCGGCCCGATTGCCGGGGGCAAGCCCGGCGGCTTGCGCGAGCGGCTCGACGCCGCGATGGCTGCCGTGGAGGCTTCGCATCCGGCGCTCGCCCGGACGCTCGAGCACGTGGCCGACACGCTCGCGTTCTACAACCTCTGA
- a CDS encoding DUF4342 domain-containing protein, which yields MTSPNPNTEEHVVTGEGLVGRVKELVHQGNIRRVIIKNEKGATILEIPLTFGVVGAALLPVWVALGSIAALAGHYTIVVEKHGDEK from the coding sequence ATGACATCGCCCAATCCCAACACCGAAGAACACGTCGTCACCGGCGAGGGCCTGGTGGGGCGCGTGAAGGAGCTGGTGCACCAGGGCAACATCCGCCGCGTCATCATCAAGAATGAGAAGGGGGCGACGATCCTGGAAATCCCGCTCACGTTCGGCGTGGTGGGTGCCGCGCTGCTGCCGGTGTGGGTGGCGCTGGGTTCGATCGCGGCGCTGGCCGGCCACTACACGATCGTGGTGGAAAAGCACGGCGACGAGAAATGA
- a CDS encoding DinB family protein, whose amino-acid sequence MRKSIVPILVGLIVSAAGAGAQAPSPVADALRADLKGAARNFTGAAEEMPADKYGFAPTKAQMTFGALVLHVASSNEFMCSRISGTKAPEEAKLEATSPKDQLVARVKRSFDYCTTALANLTDAGLNESVPYFGGRNVTRAVAILGIAADWADHYGAAAGYLRLNGHLPPTARGRGGM is encoded by the coding sequence ATGCGCAAGTCCATCGTTCCCATTCTCGTCGGCCTTATCGTGTCGGCCGCCGGTGCCGGCGCGCAGGCGCCGAGTCCCGTGGCCGACGCGTTGCGCGCCGATCTCAAGGGCGCCGCGCGCAACTTCACCGGCGCGGCCGAAGAGATGCCCGCCGACAAGTACGGCTTCGCGCCCACCAAGGCGCAGATGACGTTCGGCGCGCTGGTGCTGCACGTGGCCTCGTCCAACGAGTTCATGTGCTCGCGGATCTCCGGCACCAAGGCGCCCGAAGAGGCCAAGCTCGAAGCGACGTCGCCCAAGGATCAGCTCGTGGCGCGCGTGAAGCGGTCGTTCGACTACTGCACCACCGCGCTGGCCAACCTCACCGACGCGGGGCTCAACGAGAGCGTGCCGTACTTCGGCGGGCGGAACGTCACGCGCGCGGTGGCCATCCTCGGCATCGCGGCCGACTGGGCGGACCACTACGGCGCGGCGGCCGGCTACCTGCGGCTGAACGGGCATCTGCCGCCGACGGCGCGGGGCCGGGGCGGCATGTAG